In Georgenia soli, a genomic segment contains:
- a CDS encoding HelD family protein — MTELEREQEYVDRLYARVDELRAQVAEELAGALRERGASARDLVEREARVDRLTERAVALDHAENGLCFGRLDLADGQVRHVGRTGLRGPAPERTPLLLDWRAPGARPFYVATPADNHGVVRRRHLRTEGRRVERIEDELLDLDVAPGSVQLQGEGALMAALAEHRTGRMKDIVTTLQAEQDEIVRAGVDGVLVVQGGPGTGKTAVALHRAAYLLYAQPSVARRGVLVVGPTPTFLDYIEQVLPSLGETQVVLTTPEHLVPGVIPVRREEPAVERLKGDVVMAEVLARAVLARQAAADDVTITFEGDEYHLPGHVLQAAAERARRAGRPHNVARRHFRAEIVTALALEVVGAGFRLMQDVEEGLEDELAAVDASLAKNPDAVLARVDAVGTQIDGLAAAHEVPHVERELLADPAVAAELEELWPTLTPDALLRDLFAGPQLLTAASAGLLDVDERNLLRRDLGTEWCVADVPLLDEAAELLGVDESAARAREERRRRENARFARQVLRSNDLLVEEGDGDAVSAGALLSDDELARRHAETDRRSFAERAAAERTWVYGHVIVDEAQELSAMTWRALFRRCPAGSMTVVGDVHQASGPTAVESWEVALAPHTSARVRRAELTVSYRTPQEVMDAALPVLRALDPAAPAPLCARSTGAVPVRVPVGEEGPAAEHVDDGPAAEDGDGDVDVDVDDAAPGPLPRAVAAVVGRALARGDRTGVVAPEGRVAELAAALGARAGATDLRADVVVLSPAEAKGLEFDAVVVAEPAEILAAERGLNDLYVAMTRPTSTLTVVHTGEPPAVLAHMPVGSV, encoded by the coding sequence ATGACCGAGCTCGAGCGCGAGCAGGAGTACGTCGACCGGCTGTACGCCCGGGTCGACGAGCTGCGCGCGCAGGTGGCCGAGGAGCTCGCCGGCGCGCTGCGCGAGCGCGGTGCCTCCGCCCGCGACCTGGTCGAGCGCGAGGCCCGGGTGGACCGGCTGACGGAGCGGGCGGTCGCCCTCGACCACGCCGAGAACGGGCTGTGCTTCGGCCGGCTGGACCTCGCGGACGGGCAGGTCCGCCACGTCGGCCGCACCGGCCTGCGCGGCCCGGCCCCCGAGCGCACCCCGCTCCTGCTCGACTGGCGCGCCCCCGGCGCCCGCCCCTTCTACGTCGCCACCCCGGCGGACAACCACGGCGTGGTGCGGCGCCGGCACCTGCGCACGGAGGGCCGGAGGGTCGAGCGGATCGAGGACGAGCTGCTCGACCTCGACGTCGCCCCCGGCAGCGTGCAGCTGCAGGGCGAGGGCGCGCTCATGGCGGCGCTGGCGGAGCACCGTACCGGCCGCATGAAGGACATCGTCACCACCCTGCAGGCCGAGCAGGACGAGATCGTCCGTGCCGGCGTCGACGGGGTGCTCGTTGTCCAGGGCGGGCCGGGCACCGGCAAGACCGCCGTGGCCCTGCACCGCGCCGCCTACCTGCTCTACGCCCAGCCCTCGGTCGCGCGCCGCGGCGTGCTCGTCGTCGGGCCGACCCCGACGTTCCTCGACTACATCGAGCAGGTCCTGCCCTCCCTCGGCGAGACGCAGGTGGTGCTCACCACGCCCGAGCACCTCGTGCCCGGCGTGATCCCGGTCCGCCGGGAGGAGCCGGCGGTGGAACGGCTCAAGGGCGACGTCGTGATGGCGGAGGTCCTCGCCCGCGCCGTCCTGGCACGGCAGGCTGCCGCGGACGACGTCACGATCACCTTCGAGGGCGACGAGTACCACCTGCCCGGGCACGTGCTCCAGGCCGCCGCCGAGCGGGCCCGCCGGGCGGGCCGGCCCCACAACGTCGCGCGGCGGCACTTCCGCGCCGAGATCGTCACCGCGCTGGCGCTGGAGGTGGTCGGTGCCGGCTTCCGTCTCATGCAGGACGTCGAGGAGGGGCTCGAGGACGAGCTCGCCGCGGTCGACGCCTCGCTGGCCAAGAACCCGGACGCCGTCCTGGCGCGCGTCGACGCCGTCGGCACCCAGATCGACGGGCTCGCCGCCGCGCACGAGGTGCCGCACGTCGAGCGGGAGCTGCTCGCCGACCCCGCCGTGGCCGCCGAGCTCGAGGAGCTGTGGCCCACGCTCACCCCGGACGCCCTGCTGCGGGACCTCTTCGCCGGGCCCCAGCTGCTCACGGCAGCGTCCGCCGGCCTTCTCGACGTCGACGAGCGGAACCTCCTGCGGCGGGACCTGGGGACCGAGTGGTGCGTCGCCGACGTCCCGCTCCTCGACGAGGCCGCGGAGCTGCTCGGCGTCGACGAGTCCGCCGCCCGCGCCCGGGAGGAGCGGAGGCGGCGGGAGAACGCCCGCTTCGCACGCCAGGTGCTCCGCTCGAACGACCTGCTCGTCGAGGAGGGCGACGGCGACGCCGTCAGCGCCGGCGCCCTGCTCAGCGACGACGAGCTCGCCCGCCGCCACGCCGAGACCGACCGGCGCAGCTTCGCCGAGCGGGCGGCGGCCGAGCGCACGTGGGTGTACGGCCACGTCATCGTCGACGAGGCCCAGGAGCTGTCCGCGATGACGTGGCGGGCGCTGTTCCGCCGGTGCCCGGCCGGGTCGATGACCGTGGTCGGCGACGTCCACCAGGCGTCCGGCCCGACGGCGGTGGAGAGCTGGGAGGTCGCGCTCGCCCCGCACACCTCGGCCCGGGTGCGCCGCGCGGAGCTCACCGTCAGCTACCGCACGCCGCAGGAGGTGATGGACGCCGCGCTGCCGGTGCTCCGCGCGCTGGACCCGGCGGCCCCGGCGCCGCTGTGCGCGCGCTCGACCGGCGCCGTGCCCGTGCGCGTGCCGGTCGGCGAGGAGGGCCCGGCGGCGGAGCACGTGGACGACGGCCCGGCGGCCGAGGACGGGGACGGGGACGTGGACGTGGACGTGGACGATGCGGCGCCGGGCCCGCTTCCCCGGGCTGTCGCCGCCGTGGTGGGCCGGGCGCTCGCTCGTGGCGACAGGACCGGCGTCGTCGCCCCCGAGGGGCGGGTGGCCGAGCTGGCGGCGGCGCTGGGCGCCCGGGCCGGGGCGACGGACCTGCGCGCCGACGTCGTCGTCCTCTCCCCCGCCGAGGCGAAGGGGCTGGAGTTCGACGCCGTCGTCGTCGCAGAGCCTGCCGAGATCCTGGCGGCCGAGCGGGGTCTCAACGACCTCTACGTGGCGATGACCCGGCCGACGTCGACGCTGACGGTCGTGCACACCGGCGAGCCGCCCGCGGTGCTGGCGCACATGCCCGTCGGCAGCGTGTGA
- the hisF gene encoding imidazole glycerol phosphate synthase subunit HisF, whose product MSVAVRVIPCLDVANGRVVKGVNFQGLRDAGDPVELARRYDAEGADEITFLDVSASAEARETTMEVVSRTAEQVFVPLTVGGGVRSVEDVSRLLKAGADKVGVNTAAIARPELISEIAERFGRQVLVLSVDARRTTGDTTTASGYEVTTHGGRKGTGIDAVEWAVRGAELGAGEILLNSMDADGTTDGFDLRMLDDVRARVDVPLIASGGAGTADHFTQAARHGADAVLAASVFHFGTLTVGQVKDEMRAAGLEVR is encoded by the coding sequence ATGAGTGTGGCGGTCCGGGTCATCCCGTGCCTGGACGTGGCGAACGGGCGCGTGGTCAAGGGCGTGAACTTCCAGGGCCTGCGCGACGCCGGCGACCCGGTCGAGCTCGCGCGGCGCTACGACGCCGAGGGCGCGGACGAGATCACCTTCCTCGACGTCTCCGCCTCCGCCGAGGCGCGCGAGACCACCATGGAGGTCGTCTCCCGCACGGCCGAGCAGGTGTTCGTGCCGCTGACCGTGGGCGGCGGGGTGCGCTCGGTCGAGGACGTCTCGCGGCTGCTGAAGGCCGGCGCGGACAAGGTCGGCGTCAACACGGCGGCGATCGCGCGCCCCGAGCTCATCAGTGAGATCGCCGAGCGGTTCGGCCGCCAGGTGCTGGTGCTGTCGGTGGACGCCCGCCGGACCACCGGGGACACCACCACGGCGTCGGGCTACGAGGTCACCACGCACGGCGGCCGCAAGGGCACCGGCATCGACGCCGTCGAGTGGGCGGTGCGCGGCGCCGAGCTCGGCGCCGGGGAGATCCTCCTGAACTCCATGGACGCCGACGGCACCACCGACGGCTTCGACCTGAGGATGCTCGACGACGTGCGCGCCCGCGTGGACGTCCCCCTCATCGCCTCCGGCGGGGCGGGCACGGCCGATCACTTCACCCAGGCGGCGCGCCACGGCGCGGACGCGGTGCTGGCGGCCTCGGTGTTCCACTTCGGCACGCTGACGGTGGGCCAGGTCAAGGACGAGATGCGCGCCGCGGGCCTCGAGGTGCGCTGA
- a CDS encoding uridine kinase family protein, whose translation MTVQEPRPTPRPDGAAVLPLVRAALEERGTSGARGPVVVGIDGRSGSGKSDLAADVAGRLRAEPGLGEPDLGEPGAVVVIALEDAYRGWHGLAVGVGAVASGVLEPLSRGLPGSVRTYDWHRGTLGDRLQVPAPGDPAPRVVVIEGCGAGSAVCAPFLDVLVWLDAPAHVRRERALARDDGSWAHLWDDWAGQERALLDARDARAAADLVLHTG comes from the coding sequence ATGACCGTCCAGGAACCGCGACCAACGCCACGTCCCGACGGCGCAGCCGTCCTCCCGCTCGTGCGTGCCGCCCTGGAGGAGCGCGGCACGTCCGGGGCGCGGGGTCCGGTGGTCGTCGGCATCGACGGCCGCTCGGGCTCGGGCAAGTCGGACCTCGCCGCCGACGTGGCCGGGCGGCTCCGGGCCGAGCCTGGCCTGGGCGAGCCGGACCTGGGCGAGCCGGGCGCCGTCGTCGTCATCGCCCTGGAGGACGCGTACCGCGGCTGGCACGGGCTGGCGGTCGGGGTGGGCGCCGTGGCCTCCGGGGTGCTCGAGCCGCTCAGCCGCGGGCTGCCCGGCTCGGTGCGGACCTACGACTGGCACCGCGGCACCCTCGGCGACCGGCTCCAGGTGCCCGCGCCGGGCGACCCGGCGCCCCGCGTGGTCGTGATCGAGGGATGCGGCGCCGGCTCGGCGGTGTGCGCGCCGTTCCTCGACGTGCTCGTGTGGCTCGACGCCCCCGCGCACGTGCGGCGCGAGCGGGCCCTCGCCCGGGACGACGGCAGCTGGGCGCACCTGTGGGACGACTGGGCCGGGCAGGAGCGGGCCCTCCTGGACGCGCGGGACGCCCGTGCGGCGGCGGACCTCGTGCTGCACACCGGCTGA
- a CDS encoding FUSC family protein yields the protein MGDEASRSFLRRLLGAAVLLFVAVGVPMLATLPLGVEFAAPAVLVAAFSLVLSMNAGWRRTLAAAPAMVVASALTAWTGGSGWWVLVIALLGVCVGLAARYGWAAAAVLVGFVASGMAPAEDVSWTRLAVMAAAALYAVAVARALHLPESVPGVSLPWRQALIAAGVFGAVTGLAALVARAVELPIASWLPATAFILVLPTAELTLGQRAVHRVAGTALGALVAVAIGAVPLVRGLAASLALLALLLCLVFPRPLWRSAAFATTAVMLLLGSTMGTSAAAAERVWAVVVAVVLVLLGAALAAGLARIIPHEAAEVAADGARARRREVEAEPAG from the coding sequence ATGGGCGACGAAGCGTCGCGCTCGTTCCTCCGGCGGCTGCTCGGTGCCGCCGTGCTGCTGTTCGTCGCCGTCGGGGTCCCGATGCTGGCGACGCTGCCCCTGGGGGTGGAGTTCGCGGCCCCGGCGGTGCTGGTCGCCGCCTTCTCGCTCGTGCTGTCGATGAACGCCGGCTGGAGGCGGACCCTCGCGGCCGCGCCGGCGATGGTGGTGGCGTCCGCCCTGACCGCCTGGACCGGCGGCTCCGGATGGTGGGTGCTGGTGATCGCGCTGCTGGGCGTGTGCGTCGGGCTCGCCGCCCGCTACGGGTGGGCGGCCGCGGCCGTGCTGGTCGGGTTCGTCGCCTCCGGCATGGCGCCGGCGGAGGACGTGTCGTGGACCCGGCTGGCCGTCATGGCCGCAGCCGCCCTCTACGCCGTCGCCGTGGCGCGGGCGCTCCACCTGCCCGAGTCCGTCCCGGGCGTGAGTTTGCCGTGGCGGCAGGCCCTCATCGCGGCGGGGGTCTTCGGGGCCGTCACCGGGCTGGCGGCGCTGGTGGCGCGGGCGGTGGAGCTGCCGATCGCCAGCTGGCTGCCCGCCACCGCGTTCATCCTGGTCCTGCCGACGGCCGAGCTCACCCTGGGGCAGCGGGCGGTGCACCGGGTCGCGGGGACCGCCCTCGGTGCGCTCGTCGCCGTCGCGATAGGCGCCGTCCCGCTCGTGCGGGGCCTGGCCGCCTCGCTGGCCCTGCTGGCACTCCTGCTGTGCCTCGTCTTCCCCCGACCGCTGTGGCGCTCCGCCGCGTTCGCCACGACCGCCGTCATGCTGCTCCTCGGGTCCACCATGGGCACGTCGGCCGCCGCGGCCGAGCGGGTCTGGGCGGTCGTGGTGGCCGTGGTGCTCGTGCTGCTCGGGGCCGCGCTGGCGGCCGGGCTCGCGCGGATCATCCCCCACGAGGCCGCCGAGGTGGCGGCCGACGGCGCGCGGGCCCGCCGTCGGGAGGTCGAGGCAGAGCCGGCCGGTTGA
- a CDS encoding FKBP-type peptidyl-prolyl cis-trans isomerase, whose translation MKQYLNRRRTARSRIAALVATLLTAVLLVACTEDPVKNEENVGEVTVSGAFGSVPVVTFDPPLPLRESEVETLIEGDGRELVEGEPILLSLAAYDGDDGALVEGRDVGVARTLMLTPEDVGEDLFPVLSGAAEGSRILVQQPVEEDGEDRMLVLVLDVLYTQARGEAVAPREGLPQVTLGADGAPSIAVPDAEPPAELVVAPLIRGEGQQVRPGQDVTVQYTGVEWESGEPYDSTWEGGKVPQTVRLDQTIDGLRDGLVDQPVGSQVLLVIPPGQAHGTDTLVIVVDILAASGGDEDSVVGGAEGTAPPMERPTAAETSAG comes from the coding sequence GTGAAGCAGTACCTGAACCGACGTCGCACCGCCCGGAGCCGGATCGCGGCTCTCGTGGCGACGCTCCTGACAGCGGTGCTCCTCGTGGCGTGCACCGAGGACCCCGTGAAGAACGAGGAGAACGTCGGTGAGGTCACCGTCTCCGGAGCCTTCGGGTCCGTGCCGGTGGTCACCTTCGACCCGCCCCTTCCGCTGCGCGAGTCCGAGGTCGAGACCCTGATCGAGGGCGACGGGCGCGAGCTGGTCGAGGGCGAGCCCATCCTGCTGAGCCTGGCCGCGTACGACGGCGACGACGGAGCTCTCGTCGAGGGCAGGGACGTCGGCGTGGCCAGGACCCTGATGCTCACCCCGGAGGACGTCGGCGAGGACCTGTTCCCCGTGCTGTCGGGCGCCGCGGAGGGCAGCCGCATCCTCGTGCAGCAGCCCGTCGAGGAGGACGGCGAGGACCGCATGCTCGTGCTCGTCCTCGACGTGCTCTACACCCAGGCCCGCGGCGAGGCGGTCGCCCCGCGCGAGGGGCTGCCCCAGGTCACGCTCGGCGCCGACGGCGCACCCTCCATCGCCGTCCCCGACGCCGAGCCGCCCGCCGAGCTCGTCGTGGCCCCGCTGATCCGCGGCGAGGGCCAGCAGGTCCGGCCCGGGCAGGACGTGACGGTGCAGTACACCGGCGTCGAGTGGGAGTCGGGGGAGCCGTACGACTCCACCTGGGAGGGCGGCAAGGTCCCGCAGACCGTCCGCCTCGACCAGACGATCGACGGTCTGCGCGACGGGCTGGTCGACCAGCCGGTCGGCTCCCAGGTGCTGCTGGTGATCCCGCCCGGCCAGGCGCACGGCACGGACACGCTGGTGATCGTCGTCGACATCCTGGCCGCCTCCGGCGGGGACGAGGACTCGGTGGTCGGCGGGGCCGAGGGCACCGCGCCGCCGATGGAGCGCCCCACGGCCGCGGAGACCAGCGCCGGCTGA
- the pafA gene encoding Pup--protein ligase, which translates to MTARRIFGIETEYGITCAPPAGRGAAVEAAGADAADGEGAPRVITADDAARYLFRKVVQWGRSSNVFLRNGARLYLDVGSHPEYATAECDDVHQLVVNDRAGESILDEMTEDANELLAEEGVPGTIHLFKNNVDSFGNSFGCHENYLVRRRRDFQAMGDALVPFFITRQILTGAGHIRPRAAGGASYAFSQRADQMWDAMSSATTRSRPIINTRDEPHADADLYRRMHVIVGDSSVAETTTMLKVGMTDLLLAMLEDGVRLRDLAMAEPMRAIREISHDMTATVPVELSSGRRMSALQMQEEFLTRVTGYLDSTGQTAELTEIQRRVLELWERGLRALREQDPSLVETELDWAIKGRLLERYRARHTLALDDPRVARLSLAYHDISARWGLATTLAARGLMARITTDEEVREAIVTPPPSTRARLRGEFVAAAQERRRDITVDWVHLKINDAAQRTVVLKDPFSPTDERVDKLLAALQA; encoded by the coding sequence GTGACCGCCAGGCGGATCTTCGGCATCGAGACCGAGTACGGCATCACGTGCGCCCCGCCCGCCGGGCGGGGCGCCGCCGTTGAGGCCGCGGGCGCCGACGCCGCCGACGGGGAGGGCGCCCCGCGTGTGATCACCGCCGACGACGCCGCCCGCTACCTCTTCCGCAAGGTGGTCCAGTGGGGCCGCTCGTCGAACGTCTTCCTGCGCAACGGGGCCCGGCTGTACCTCGACGTCGGCTCGCACCCGGAGTACGCCACCGCGGAGTGCGACGACGTCCACCAGCTCGTGGTCAACGACCGCGCCGGCGAGTCGATCCTCGACGAGATGACGGAGGACGCGAACGAGCTGCTCGCCGAGGAGGGCGTGCCCGGCACGATCCACCTGTTCAAGAACAACGTCGACTCGTTCGGCAACTCCTTCGGCTGCCACGAGAACTACCTCGTGCGCCGTCGTCGCGACTTCCAGGCCATGGGAGACGCGCTCGTGCCCTTCTTCATCACCCGCCAGATCCTCACGGGCGCGGGGCACATCCGGCCCCGCGCGGCCGGCGGCGCCTCCTACGCGTTCTCCCAGCGCGCGGACCAGATGTGGGACGCCATGAGCTCGGCCACCACCCGCTCCCGGCCCATCATCAACACCCGCGACGAGCCGCACGCCGACGCAGACCTCTACCGGCGCATGCACGTCATCGTCGGGGACTCCTCCGTGGCCGAGACGACCACGATGCTCAAGGTCGGCATGACCGACCTGCTGCTCGCCATGCTCGAGGACGGGGTGCGGCTCCGGGACCTGGCGATGGCCGAGCCGATGCGCGCCATCCGTGAGATCTCCCACGACATGACGGCGACCGTCCCGGTCGAGCTCTCCTCCGGGCGGCGGATGAGCGCCCTGCAGATGCAGGAGGAGTTCCTCACGCGGGTGACGGGCTACCTCGACTCCACCGGGCAGACGGCGGAGCTCACCGAGATCCAGCGCCGCGTCCTGGAGCTGTGGGAACGGGGCCTGCGGGCCCTGCGCGAGCAGGACCCCTCGCTGGTGGAGACGGAGCTCGACTGGGCGATCAAGGGCCGCCTCCTCGAGCGCTACCGGGCCAGGCACACCCTGGCCCTCGACGACCCCCGCGTGGCGCGCCTCTCGCTGGCGTACCACGACATCTCGGCGCGGTGGGGCCTGGCCACCACGCTCGCCGCCCGCGGGCTCATGGCGAGGATCACCACCGACGAGGAGGTCCGCGAGGCGATCGTCACACCGCCGCCGAGCACCAGGGCACGGCTGCGCGGCGAGTTCGTCGCGGCGGCCCAGGAGCGGCGCCGCGACATCACGGTGGACTGGGTGCACCTGAAGATCAACGACGCCGCCCAGCGCACCGTGGTCCTGAAGGACCCGTTCTCCCCGACCGACGAGCGGGTGGACAAGCTCCTGGCGGCCCTGCAGGCCTGA
- a CDS encoding ubiquitin-like protein Pup: MAEQEQRRTTRRDDPGSEPMGPPVAAGGQVRTQEVDDLLDEIDSVLEANAETFVQGFVQKGGQ, encoded by the coding sequence ATGGCAGAGCAGGAGCAGCGCCGCACGACCCGCCGGGACGACCCGGGATCCGAGCCCATGGGCCCGCCCGTCGCCGCCGGCGGCCAGGTTCGCACCCAGGAGGTCGACGACCTCCTCGACGAGATCGACTCCGTGCTGGAGGCCAACGCCGAGACCTTCGTGCAGGGTTTCGTGCAGAAGGGCGGGCAGTGA
- the dop gene encoding depupylase/deamidase Dop, producing the protein MSVHRPMGIETEYGLIEPGNPQANPMVLSSHVVAAYAASPGSAGRGGHVRWDYAGEDPLADARGFRLDRAAAHPSQLTDDPSAPAPSAEDGADAAPGVRTSHVRRPSEAEAALPTANNAVLSNGARLYVDHAHPEYSSPEVTNPLDAVRWDRAGELVMRGAMDALRAVTGLPEVVLYKNNVDGKGAAYGTHENYLVSRSVNFGDIIRYLTPFFVTRPIFCGAGRVGIGQRSQTPGFQISQRADYVENDVGLETTFNRPIINTRDEPHADAERYRRLHVIGGDANLFDVSTYLKMGTTSLVLWLLEQDAVPMTLDALMIANPVGETWEVSHDTTLTHRLTLSDGREMTALEIQREYLRVIADAVHQAAPPAGVDRATADVLERWGGVLDRLATDPVSAAAEVEWVAKKQLLDGMRRRESLPWDHPKLQALDLQWADLRPERSIVNRLAAAGRLERLVPDADVAAAEHDPPTDTRAWFRGQVVARYPGQVAGASWESVVLDVPENEHLVRVPMNDPLRGTREHVGALLERSATAAELLENLTAPPAS; encoded by the coding sequence CTACGCCGGGGAGGACCCGCTCGCGGACGCGCGCGGGTTCCGCCTGGACCGGGCCGCCGCCCACCCGTCCCAGCTCACGGACGACCCCTCGGCCCCCGCCCCCTCCGCCGAGGACGGCGCCGACGCGGCGCCGGGCGTGCGGACCAGCCACGTGCGCCGCCCCAGCGAGGCCGAGGCCGCCCTGCCGACGGCGAACAACGCCGTGCTCAGCAACGGTGCGCGCCTGTACGTCGACCACGCCCACCCCGAGTACTCCAGCCCCGAGGTCACCAACCCGCTGGACGCGGTGCGGTGGGACCGGGCCGGCGAGCTGGTGATGCGCGGCGCCATGGACGCGCTGCGGGCCGTGACCGGCCTGCCCGAGGTGGTGCTCTACAAGAACAACGTCGACGGCAAGGGTGCCGCGTACGGCACCCACGAGAACTACCTGGTGAGCCGGTCGGTGAACTTCGGCGACATCATCCGGTACCTGACCCCGTTCTTCGTCACCCGGCCGATCTTCTGCGGTGCGGGCCGGGTCGGCATCGGCCAGCGCAGCCAGACGCCCGGGTTCCAGATCTCCCAGCGTGCCGACTACGTGGAGAACGACGTCGGGCTCGAGACGACGTTCAACCGGCCGATCATCAACACCCGCGACGAGCCGCACGCCGACGCCGAGCGGTACCGGCGCCTGCACGTCATCGGCGGCGACGCGAACCTCTTCGACGTCTCCACGTACCTGAAGATGGGCACCACCTCGCTCGTGCTGTGGCTCCTCGAGCAGGACGCCGTGCCGATGACGCTGGACGCGCTGATGATCGCCAACCCGGTGGGCGAGACGTGGGAGGTCAGCCACGACACCACGCTGACCCACCGGCTCACGCTCAGCGACGGGCGCGAGATGACCGCGCTCGAGATCCAGCGCGAGTACCTGCGCGTCATCGCCGACGCCGTCCACCAGGCGGCACCGCCCGCCGGGGTGGACCGGGCGACGGCGGACGTGCTGGAGCGCTGGGGCGGCGTGCTCGACCGCCTGGCGACCGACCCGGTCAGCGCCGCGGCCGAGGTCGAGTGGGTGGCCAAGAAGCAGCTGCTCGACGGCATGCGCCGGCGCGAGTCGCTGCCCTGGGACCACCCGAAGCTGCAGGCTCTCGACCTGCAGTGGGCCGACCTGCGCCCCGAGCGCTCCATCGTCAACCGCCTGGCGGCCGCCGGGCGGCTCGAGCGCCTCGTGCCCGACGCCGACGTCGCCGCCGCCGAGCACGACCCGCCCACCGACACCCGGGCGTGGTTCCGCGGTCAGGTGGTCGCCCGCTACCCGGGGCAGGTGGCCGGCGCCAGCTGGGAGTCCGTGGTCCTCGACGTGCCCGAGAACGAGCACCTCGTCCGGGTGCCGATGAACGACCCGCTGCGCGGCACCCGCGAGCACGTCGGCGCACTCCTGGAGCGGTCCGCCACGGCCGCGGAGCTCCTCGAGAACCTCACGGCGCCCCCGGCGTCCTAG